A genomic region of Bradyrhizobium sp. ORS 278 contains the following coding sequences:
- a CDS encoding dienelactone hydrolase family protein: protein MAGKSAGQWIDIAAADGGTFKGYLAVPASGSGPGIVLLQEIFGVNASMRDVADYYAEEGYVVLAPDLFWRFEPGIELGYGEADFGKAFGYYQRFDVNLAIKDTADALKVLRARPECKGKVGALGFCLGGKLAYLTAARTDVDCAVSYYGVGIEADIAEAKNIKGPIVFHFAELDKFAPAEAREAIKAGFAGRDDAEFYLYPGCDHAFAAPERASFDKPATLMAHSRSIALFRKVLGPHYDLSSLWDKHTELEFATRSAEATMGTMVAEPYVNHIPTMTGGVGYKDLLRFYANHFIPKTPADTKLVPISRTIGADRVVDEMLFCFTHDIEIDWMLPGIPPTGKYVEIPLVAIVRFRGDKLYNEHIYWDQASVLVQIGLLDPSKLPVAGVETAKKLVDESLPSNTLMKRWAESAPH, encoded by the coding sequence ATGGCTGGCAAAAGCGCTGGACAGTGGATCGACATCGCCGCCGCCGATGGCGGCACGTTCAAGGGCTACCTCGCGGTGCCCGCGTCGGGCTCCGGTCCCGGCATCGTGCTCCTGCAGGAAATCTTCGGCGTCAACGCATCGATGCGGGACGTTGCCGACTACTACGCCGAGGAAGGCTATGTCGTGCTCGCGCCGGACCTGTTCTGGCGCTTCGAGCCGGGTATCGAGCTCGGCTATGGCGAGGCCGACTTCGGCAAGGCCTTCGGCTACTACCAGCGCTTCGACGTGAATCTCGCGATCAAGGACACGGCCGACGCGCTGAAGGTGCTGCGCGCCCGTCCCGAATGCAAGGGCAAGGTCGGTGCGCTCGGCTTCTGCCTCGGCGGCAAGCTCGCCTACCTCACCGCCGCCCGCACCGATGTCGATTGCGCCGTGTCCTATTATGGCGTCGGCATCGAGGCCGATATCGCGGAAGCCAAGAACATCAAGGGCCCGATCGTCTTCCACTTCGCCGAGCTCGACAAGTTCGCGCCTGCCGAGGCGCGCGAGGCGATCAAGGCCGGCTTTGCCGGCCGCGACGACGCCGAGTTCTATCTCTACCCCGGCTGTGATCACGCCTTCGCCGCGCCCGAGCGCGCCAGCTTCGACAAGCCCGCGACCCTGATGGCGCATTCGCGCTCGATCGCCCTGTTCCGGAAGGTTCTGGGCCCGCATTACGATCTGTCGTCGTTGTGGGACAAGCACACCGAGCTCGAATTCGCCACCCGCTCGGCCGAGGCGACGATGGGCACGATGGTCGCCGAGCCCTATGTCAACCACATCCCGACCATGACCGGCGGCGTCGGCTACAAGGACCTGCTGCGGTTCTACGCCAACCACTTCATCCCGAAGACGCCCGCGGATACCAAGCTGGTGCCGATCTCGCGCACCATCGGCGCCGACCGCGTCGTCGACGAAATGCTGTTCTGCTTCACCCACGACATCGAGATCGACTGGATGCTGCCGGGCATCCCGCCGACCGGCAAATATGTCGAGATCCCGCTGGTCGCGATCGTGCGCTTCCGCGGCGACAAGCTCTACAACGAGCACATCTACTGGGATCAGGCCTCGGTGCTGGTGCAGATCGGCCTGCTCGATCCGTCCAAGCTGCCGGTCGCAGGTGTCGAGACCGCCAAGAAGCTGGTCGATGAAAGCCTGCCCTCGAACACGCTGATGAAGCGCTGGGCCGAGAGCGCGCCGCACTGA
- a CDS encoding winged helix DNA-binding protein — protein MKRATNAAAKRKTVTVKANSTGSKARSRADKAAERSDNQDSKGDSRGSWHLARSDAERRLSEFEFALERLAQSYYRWKASCLAAVCEVPLTGDDVAVLNVVRMGDEPKRLAEVGQLLNRVDVPNLQYATRKLVRAGLIETEGRSSRKETRYRATARGRAVTEDYAALRAATLPPMFDAVPGWIDSCAATTAQLDQMAGLYGQATRVAITKRHQS, from the coding sequence TTGAAAAGGGCGACGAACGCCGCAGCCAAGCGCAAGACCGTGACGGTCAAGGCAAATTCGACGGGCAGCAAGGCTCGCTCACGGGCCGACAAAGCTGCTGAGAGGAGCGACAACCAGGACAGCAAGGGCGATAGCAGAGGCTCCTGGCACCTGGCCCGCAGCGACGCCGAGCGGCGGCTGTCCGAGTTCGAGTTCGCGCTGGAGCGGCTGGCGCAGTCCTATTATCGCTGGAAGGCGTCCTGCCTCGCCGCCGTCTGCGAGGTGCCGCTGACCGGCGACGACGTCGCCGTGCTCAACGTCGTGCGCATGGGCGACGAGCCGAAGCGGCTCGCCGAGGTCGGCCAATTGCTCAACCGCGTCGACGTGCCCAACCTGCAATATGCGACGCGCAAGCTGGTGCGCGCCGGACTGATCGAGACCGAGGGGCGCTCATCGCGCAAGGAGACGCGCTATCGCGCCACGGCGCGCGGCCGTGCCGTCACCGAGGACTATGCGGCGCTGCGCGCGGCGACGCTGCCGCCGATGTTCGATGCCGTGCCCGGCTGGATCGACAGTTGCGCGGCGACGACCGCGCAGCTCGACCAGATGGCGGGGCTCTATGGCCAGGCGACGCGGGTGGCGATCACCAAGCGTCATCAGTCGTGA
- a CDS encoding amidase, whose product MTLAMSWDEWARHDGMALAARVRNGELTAAELAQQAAEGIAKVDPQLSGVVEVFADAVDDPIKAGANADGSFAGLPFLMKDLGPTMAGRLQEQGSLYMRGNRPAADTHLTKKMRRAGLNLMGRTTTPEFGVCSSAENPAVYVTRNPWDTDYTTCGSSAGSAAMVAAGVVPIAHATDGGGSIRIPAGVNGNIGLKVSRGVFSIAPHLSDLSGLVSIQGCQSRSVRDTAAFVDHCRGGAPGEFMPYWTAPEPYVELIKRDPGRLRIALSHQWGDYRATPHIASELQRVGKFLEGLGHHVGYALPDVDYRAAFAAQTTCYISNFAMVINNLLAQRKLERPPAELIEPINIRIWEAGRGTSFAERAAMQAVFNTTSRAFGAFFEEWDIILTPITALPTPKIGTTEYLTISDNPDVLDWFGNLWRNFAFTPLANLCGIPAVSLPLATNEHGLPLGIQAIGKQADDGLLLQLAAQIERAIDGRWNGGATPAVHVTKG is encoded by the coding sequence ATGACTTTGGCGATGAGCTGGGACGAATGGGCCCGGCATGACGGCATGGCACTCGCAGCCCGCGTTCGCAACGGCGAACTGACCGCGGCGGAGCTGGCGCAGCAGGCTGCCGAGGGCATCGCCAAGGTCGATCCGCAACTATCAGGCGTTGTGGAAGTCTTCGCCGACGCGGTGGACGATCCGATCAAGGCCGGCGCGAATGCCGATGGCTCGTTCGCCGGCCTGCCGTTCCTGATGAAGGATCTCGGACCGACCATGGCCGGGCGCCTGCAGGAGCAGGGCTCGCTCTACATGCGCGGCAACCGTCCGGCCGCAGACACGCACCTCACGAAAAAGATGCGCAGGGCCGGCCTCAATCTGATGGGCCGCACGACGACGCCGGAGTTTGGCGTCTGCAGCTCGGCGGAAAATCCTGCGGTCTACGTCACGCGCAACCCGTGGGACACGGACTACACGACCTGCGGCTCCTCGGCGGGAAGCGCCGCGATGGTCGCGGCCGGCGTAGTGCCGATCGCGCATGCGACCGACGGCGGGGGTTCGATCCGGATTCCCGCAGGCGTCAACGGCAACATCGGTTTGAAAGTTTCGCGCGGCGTGTTCTCGATCGCGCCGCATCTGTCGGATCTCTCCGGCCTGGTCTCGATCCAAGGCTGCCAGTCGCGCAGCGTGCGCGACACCGCCGCCTTCGTCGACCATTGCCGGGGCGGCGCGCCGGGCGAGTTCATGCCGTATTGGACTGCTCCGGAGCCCTATGTCGAGCTGATCAAGCGCGATCCCGGCAGGCTCAGGATCGCGCTGTCGCATCAATGGGGCGACTATCGCGCGACGCCGCACATCGCGTCCGAGCTTCAGCGCGTCGGAAAATTCCTCGAAGGTCTCGGTCATCACGTCGGCTATGCTCTGCCGGACGTCGACTATCGCGCGGCGTTCGCGGCGCAGACCACCTGCTACATCTCGAACTTCGCCATGGTCATCAACAACCTGCTGGCGCAGCGGAAGCTCGAGCGGCCGCCGGCCGAACTGATCGAACCGATCAACATTCGCATCTGGGAGGCCGGCCGCGGCACCAGCTTCGCCGAGCGCGCGGCAATGCAGGCCGTGTTCAACACCACGTCGCGCGCCTTCGGCGCCTTCTTCGAGGAGTGGGACATCATCCTGACGCCGATCACGGCGCTGCCGACCCCGAAGATCGGCACCACGGAATATCTGACGATCAGCGACAATCCGGACGTGCTCGACTGGTTCGGCAATCTCTGGCGCAACTTCGCCTTCACGCCGCTCGCCAATCTCTGCGGCATCCCGGCGGTCTCGCTGCCGCTCGCCACCAACGAGCACGGCCTGCCGCTCGGCATCCAGGCGATCGGCAAGCAGGCCGATGACGGCCTGTTGCTGCAGCTGGCTGCTCAGATCGAGCGCGCCATCGACGGTCGATGGAATGGCGGTGCCACGCCGGCGGTCCACGTCACCAAGGGGTGA
- a CDS encoding transglutaminase-like cysteine peptidase: MTLLALMRASFAAAAASAILWASSPVSAGPIGQPRGLGSAIGDPEPFGLLRTEIEAGPLRDKWLTLARKLDDERVQLALCDGDRERCASPAALRLLAIVDQGRAREGRARLGEINRAINLAIRPASDLAQYGEMDVWASPLATFASLAGDCEDYAIAKFVALRLAGLPQRDLRIIILRDTISGEDHAVASARLDGHWLLLDNQRMAMIQDSDARRIRPRFVLDDIGIAALQDSPWMAEVSSRSRD; this comes from the coding sequence ATGACTCTTCTCGCGCTGATGCGCGCTTCATTTGCGGCTGCGGCCGCCAGTGCGATCCTTTGGGCGAGCAGCCCGGTCAGCGCCGGTCCGATCGGACAGCCGCGCGGCCTTGGGTCGGCGATCGGCGATCCGGAGCCGTTCGGCCTGCTGCGGACGGAGATCGAGGCGGGCCCACTGCGCGACAAATGGCTCACGCTTGCGCGCAAGCTCGACGACGAGCGCGTGCAGCTCGCGCTGTGCGACGGCGATCGCGAGCGTTGTGCCTCGCCCGCCGCGTTGCGGCTGCTCGCCATCGTCGACCAGGGCCGCGCCCGGGAAGGCCGCGCCCGCCTTGGCGAGATCAACCGCGCGATCAATCTGGCGATCCGCCCCGCGAGCGATCTCGCTCAATATGGCGAAATGGACGTCTGGGCATCCCCGCTCGCCACCTTCGCCAGCCTGGCCGGCGATTGCGAGGACTACGCGATCGCGAAATTCGTTGCGTTGCGGCTGGCGGGGCTGCCGCAGCGGGATCTGCGCATCATCATCCTGCGTGACACCATCAGCGGCGAAGATCACGCCGTGGCATCGGCGCGCCTCGATGGACATTGGCTGCTGCTCGACAACCAGCGGATGGCCATGATCCAGGACAGCGACGCGCGCCGGATCCGGCCGCGCTTCGTGCTCGACGACATCGGCATTGCCGCGCTGCAGGACTCGCCGTGGATGGCCGAGGTGAGCAGCCGTTCGCGCGATTAA
- a CDS encoding VCBS domain-containing protein, whose amino-acid sequence MNYAGKSDAALFSDGLGTSASKLVKLDAPHAHAPADAIVVADAHFLFHADFKRSGVDLVLSSDGREMVVHDYFKGEKRAALASPDGAHLTGDLVSALSGAVQVSQAGGAASAGKVIGHVTKLQGTATVIRNGVSILLHNGDNVEKGDIVQSGSNSTLGITFIDGTVFGLSSNARMVLNEMVYDPNGSNNSSLISLVAGTISFVAGETAKHGDMKVDTPVATMGIRGTAVLVEIDFTVPGQGTLPDAKFQVLVEPDGRTGSYVLFDKTTLQPIALVNQAGQQIQISNGVVNQTTVPLTPDVQKLINDVFTLKFTDNSNTNPKTTTKFADLGVPQALQPVSLPNGTTATPKVVFTDGPTPTNTGGNTSTGLDHYAGAPEVRVLDANGGLSSSFAVTERPGQTGISTDLDTVLSRVNFGDINPGDLPTVSVSFKSFAYQSAQQSNVTGSLNALQLQDVMATAVAIKVTPDPNNKNYGSATLTYSVPDSAFDFLGAGETLTLTYMVRVDTNYALANEFTLVPITITVTGTNDKPQISSSAQTVAFAGGTGREGGALKSVDATSGTLNFTDVDLTDTHVVSKALTSSDRASIPDTLWTLFDKALTVSLATDSTGTGNGSVTWKLSDLPAYVADFIPKGQTISLTYTITVADSHGGTDTQTVVVNITGTDDPAVVWIATQTGEGGTGALHHWSGGANWETGQAPTASDDVWIVTDQLHGLTPSFPVTIDQAAFARSLTMNDFGEAGQVPELDNASTLTVSGALTVNADARIYNFADATIGIGGAAQFLDHSELHNSGTVLLSGGGVFGSDASISNTGTIELSGGTLIVYGDVENGGEESSGLIEVDQGAILTLDGGTIDGGTVVVQGALVVQTFGTLETGEDAPQLPDGVLVLKGGADIGGGELVNFGTIEVSGSGNAISDEKVTNSGQILVKAQGALDLDLGTNIDNADGVVTVEAAAKLTLSEARITDGTVTNDAGGTIALTGDAALLGGTLDNSGTVNVSGLGNAFEDETITNASAATIAIALGGVLSLSGTSVAGGTIGNDGTILVTGDSSIDGSAVDGGTLLIGDAGGIDGPGNLRLVSTEDGPPETSWTPVTLTVTGAATVTDADIGIAPDSTLEVASADGATMTGVWIDNLGTVKVDQEALLQLEDSTIAGGGLVNRGIVHVETADATTFDSVTIDNAGGQIIIDDEGDTPVPSTLVLEGDTSLTGGALSIGIVGTLEISGDGVTLSDMHVYNSGVFTVDVDALLTLAGTTVSGDGTLRIYGTLTASGFTSIDGPIINDGTIEIVGGTFQINGSLVNDGTIEITAGIFEIDGSISGSGTIAVDPGAVLHVAGGNTQTIDFSGDGSSTLVVDDAGFAAKITGLGVSDKIDLTTIKWDPATTTASYDSKSGVLTVVGGDGHSISLTLSGADYANAHFVGRDDGHGGTLITLVADDAAPLIADANLSGGIVETAGATGASDLHSVGGTIHFTDVDLTDRPTAAILENAQSVTWTAADQQTDLSAQLTPARVAALEQALQLNQSGNTNNGAVDWTYAIADGALDFLGAGQTVTVTSTVTLDDHHGGTATSTIVVTLTGTNDKPVVTSLPQGAEISEQTGKSGSSSLDTTHGTISFTDADVTDTHVVKVTGVAADGDVAGLPTDTSVLKGWLLLGALTDSTGGGAASQSWTFAAQDKMFDYLGVGQHVTLTYDVEISDGHGGVASTSVTITINGAEDAPVITGEANPPVQTVVLTEHALVVASPSSTNVVGMPTETFDHVSRDADDEGRSDGSFYSHALHATFTSSGAAGIVQGSSSVSAAPYMDGGRDQTPYLTIGGGAHETITFDTAKNSFGLYWGSVDSYNSISFYNGTKLVASYTGSDVAPLVASGGQTSLASNGYVEFLGLSPFNKVVLASGANAFEIDNVSAGNVPDQPVKLASGLSGTLTVLDKDIGDVLSAAVLGDGVVKYNGSASLPENVHLGALASAGAISFDSVTSDGGADVLHWSYHPEAVNLDFLKPGDTLTVTYQAKVGDGHDLSSTKALTITLVGNGASTINGTAQDDNFVNVGGGVTIFGKGGNDTFVFNPHFGSATIGDLDLAKDSVEIDHALFANMDALVASAQSANNGHDTVITDAAHDTLTLKGVTLDQFKAHHDGFHLV is encoded by the coding sequence GTGAATTACGCTGGCAAATCTGACGCCGCGCTTTTCTCAGATGGCCTGGGCACGTCCGCGTCGAAGCTCGTGAAGCTGGACGCGCCGCATGCGCACGCGCCGGCGGACGCGATCGTCGTTGCCGACGCCCATTTCTTGTTCCATGCCGATTTCAAGCGGTCGGGTGTCGACCTCGTGCTGTCGTCCGACGGCCGCGAAATGGTCGTGCACGATTATTTCAAGGGCGAGAAGCGGGCCGCGCTGGCCTCGCCCGATGGCGCCCACCTGACCGGCGATCTCGTGAGCGCGCTGTCCGGCGCCGTCCAGGTCAGCCAGGCCGGCGGCGCCGCCAGCGCCGGCAAGGTGATCGGCCACGTCACCAAGCTGCAGGGCACCGCGACGGTTATTCGCAACGGCGTCTCGATCCTGCTGCACAACGGCGACAACGTCGAGAAGGGCGACATCGTCCAGTCCGGCTCGAACTCGACGCTCGGCATCACCTTCATCGACGGCACCGTGTTCGGCCTGTCCTCGAACGCGCGAATGGTGCTGAACGAGATGGTCTACGACCCCAACGGGTCGAACAACTCATCGCTGATCAGCCTGGTCGCCGGCACGATCTCCTTCGTGGCGGGCGAAACCGCCAAGCATGGCGACATGAAGGTCGACACGCCGGTTGCCACAATGGGCATCCGCGGCACCGCCGTGCTGGTCGAGATCGACTTCACGGTGCCGGGGCAGGGCACTCTGCCCGACGCCAAGTTCCAGGTGCTGGTCGAGCCTGACGGCCGCACCGGCTCCTACGTGCTGTTCGACAAGACGACCTTGCAGCCGATCGCTCTCGTCAACCAGGCCGGGCAGCAGATCCAGATCAGCAACGGCGTGGTGAACCAGACGACGGTGCCGCTGACGCCGGACGTTCAGAAGCTGATCAACGACGTCTTCACGCTGAAGTTCACCGACAATTCCAACACCAACCCGAAGACGACGACCAAATTCGCCGATCTTGGCGTCCCGCAGGCGCTCCAGCCGGTAAGTCTGCCAAACGGCACCACGGCAACGCCGAAGGTTGTCTTCACCGACGGTCCCACACCGACCAATACGGGCGGAAATACATCGACGGGCCTGGACCACTATGCCGGCGCGCCGGAGGTCCGGGTGCTCGACGCCAATGGCGGGCTCAGCTCGAGCTTCGCTGTTACCGAGCGCCCTGGCCAGACCGGGATCAGCACCGATCTCGATACGGTGCTCAGCCGAGTGAATTTCGGCGACATCAATCCCGGCGACCTGCCGACGGTGTCGGTCAGCTTCAAGTCCTTCGCCTATCAGAGCGCGCAGCAGTCCAACGTGACCGGCTCCTTGAACGCCCTGCAACTGCAGGACGTCATGGCCACAGCGGTGGCGATCAAGGTCACCCCGGATCCGAACAACAAGAACTACGGCTCGGCCACGCTGACCTATAGCGTCCCCGATAGCGCATTCGACTTCCTCGGCGCCGGCGAGACGTTGACCCTGACCTACATGGTGCGCGTCGACACCAACTACGCGCTGGCCAACGAATTCACATTGGTGCCGATCACGATCACCGTGACCGGCACCAATGACAAGCCGCAGATCTCGTCGAGCGCCCAGACGGTCGCATTCGCGGGCGGCACGGGCAGGGAGGGCGGAGCGCTGAAGTCGGTCGACGCGACCTCGGGAACGCTCAACTTCACCGACGTCGATCTCACCGACACCCATGTCGTTTCGAAAGCGTTGACGTCGTCTGATCGCGCGAGCATTCCCGACACGCTCTGGACTCTCTTCGACAAGGCCCTGACCGTGTCGCTCGCGACGGACTCGACGGGAACGGGGAACGGCTCGGTCACCTGGAAGCTGTCCGATCTTCCCGCCTATGTCGCCGACTTCATTCCCAAGGGTCAGACGATCAGCCTGACCTACACGATCACGGTTGCGGATTCGCACGGCGGCACCGACACGCAAACCGTCGTGGTCAACATCACGGGCACGGATGATCCGGCCGTGGTCTGGATCGCGACGCAGACCGGCGAGGGCGGGACCGGTGCGCTGCATCACTGGAGCGGCGGTGCGAATTGGGAGACCGGCCAGGCGCCGACCGCCAGCGATGACGTGTGGATCGTCACCGATCAATTGCACGGCCTGACCCCTTCCTTCCCCGTCACCATCGATCAGGCGGCCTTCGCCCGATCGCTGACAATGAACGACTTCGGCGAAGCGGGACAGGTGCCGGAGCTCGACAACGCCAGCACGCTGACGGTCAGCGGCGCGCTGACTGTGAACGCCGATGCGCGGATCTACAACTTCGCGGACGCGACCATCGGCATCGGCGGCGCAGCGCAGTTCCTCGACCATAGCGAACTGCATAATTCCGGCACGGTGCTGCTCTCCGGCGGTGGCGTGTTCGGCAGCGACGCCAGCATCAGCAACACCGGAACGATCGAGCTCTCCGGCGGCACGCTGATCGTGTATGGCGACGTCGAAAACGGCGGCGAAGAGTCTTCCGGCCTGATCGAGGTGGATCAGGGCGCCATCCTGACGCTCGACGGCGGCACCATCGATGGCGGCACGGTCGTGGTCCAGGGCGCGCTCGTCGTTCAGACGTTCGGCACGCTGGAGACCGGGGAGGACGCGCCGCAACTTCCTGACGGCGTGCTCGTGCTGAAGGGCGGCGCCGACATCGGCGGTGGGGAGCTCGTCAATTTCGGCACCATCGAAGTGTCCGGCAGCGGCAACGCGATCTCGGACGAGAAAGTCACCAATTCCGGCCAGATCTTGGTCAAGGCGCAGGGCGCGCTGGATCTCGATCTCGGGACCAACATTGACAACGCCGACGGCGTCGTCACGGTGGAAGCGGCGGCCAAGCTGACGCTCTCGGAGGCGAGGATCACCGACGGCACCGTGACCAATGACGCCGGTGGAACGATCGCCTTGACGGGAGACGCCGCGCTTCTCGGCGGCACGCTCGACAATTCCGGCACCGTCAACGTGTCGGGCCTCGGCAATGCGTTCGAAGACGAGACCATCACCAATGCAAGCGCGGCGACGATTGCGATCGCGCTCGGTGGCGTGCTCTCACTGTCCGGCACCAGCGTGGCCGGCGGCACGATCGGCAATGACGGCACGATCTTGGTCACCGGCGACAGCAGCATCGACGGCAGTGCCGTCGATGGCGGTACACTGCTGATCGGCGATGCCGGCGGCATTGACGGTCCTGGCAATCTCCGGCTGGTTTCGACGGAGGATGGGCCGCCCGAAACGTCCTGGACGCCCGTGACGCTGACCGTGACGGGCGCCGCAACCGTCACCGATGCCGACATCGGCATCGCGCCCGATTCCACGCTCGAGGTCGCCTCCGCGGATGGCGCGACCATGACCGGGGTCTGGATCGACAATTTAGGGACCGTCAAGGTCGATCAGGAAGCGCTGCTGCAACTCGAGGACAGCACGATCGCGGGCGGCGGCCTCGTCAACCGCGGCATTGTGCATGTCGAGACCGCGGACGCGACCACGTTCGACAGCGTCACGATCGACAATGCCGGCGGTCAGATCATCATCGATGACGAGGGCGACACCCCCGTGCCGTCCACCCTGGTGCTGGAGGGCGATACCTCGCTCACCGGCGGCGCATTGAGCATCGGCATCGTCGGCACGCTGGAAATCTCCGGCGACGGTGTGACCCTGTCGGACATGCATGTCTACAATTCCGGCGTGTTCACCGTGGACGTCGATGCGCTGCTCACCCTGGCCGGCACCACCGTGAGCGGCGACGGCACGCTGCGCATCTACGGCACGCTTACAGCCAGCGGCTTTACCAGCATCGACGGCCCGATCATCAACGACGGCACGATCGAGATCGTCGGTGGGACGTTCCAGATCAACGGCTCGCTCGTCAACGACGGCACCATCGAGATCACCGCCGGCATCTTCGAGATCGACGGCTCGATCTCCGGCTCCGGCACGATCGCCGTCGATCCCGGTGCTGTGCTCCACGTCGCCGGAGGCAATACGCAGACGATCGATTTCAGCGGCGACGGCAGCAGCACGCTGGTTGTGGACGACGCCGGCTTCGCCGCGAAGATCACCGGCCTCGGCGTCTCGGACAAGATCGACCTCACGACGATCAAATGGGATCCGGCGACCACAACCGCGTCCTATGATTCGAAGAGCGGCGTGCTCACGGTCGTCGGTGGCGATGGCCACAGCATCAGCCTGACCCTGAGCGGCGCCGACTATGCGAATGCGCATTTCGTCGGTCGCGACGATGGTCATGGCGGAACGCTCATCACGCTGGTGGCCGATGACGCGGCGCCGCTGATCGCCGACGCCAATCTGTCCGGCGGCATCGTGGAAACGGCAGGCGCGACGGGAGCGAGCGACCTGCACAGCGTCGGCGGCACGATCCACTTCACCGATGTCGACCTGACCGATCGCCCGACCGCGGCCATCCTCGAGAACGCTCAGAGCGTGACCTGGACCGCGGCTGACCAGCAAACCGATCTGTCCGCCCAGCTGACGCCGGCCCGGGTCGCGGCGCTGGAGCAGGCGCTCCAGCTCAACCAGAGCGGCAACACCAACAATGGCGCGGTCGACTGGACCTACGCCATCGCCGACGGCGCGCTCGACTTCCTCGGCGCCGGCCAGACGGTCACGGTGACATCGACGGTGACGCTCGACGATCACCACGGCGGCACCGCAACCTCGACGATCGTCGTCACTCTCACAGGCACCAACGACAAGCCGGTGGTCACCTCCTTGCCGCAAGGTGCGGAGATTTCCGAGCAGACCGGCAAGTCCGGGTCGAGCAGTCTCGATACCACGCACGGCACGATCAGCTTCACCGATGCCGACGTCACCGACACCCATGTCGTGAAGGTGACCGGCGTCGCTGCCGACGGCGATGTCGCTGGGCTTCCGACGGATACGTCCGTGCTCAAGGGCTGGCTGTTGCTCGGAGCGCTCACCGATTCCACCGGCGGCGGCGCGGCCTCGCAGTCCTGGACCTTCGCGGCCCAGGACAAGATGTTCGACTATCTCGGTGTCGGCCAGCACGTGACACTGACTTACGATGTCGAGATATCCGACGGTCATGGCGGCGTCGCCAGCACCTCCGTCACCATCACGATCAACGGCGCGGAGGATGCGCCTGTCATCACCGGCGAGGCCAATCCCCCGGTTCAGACCGTCGTCCTGACGGAGCATGCGCTCGTGGTCGCGAGCCCCTCCAGCACCAACGTTGTGGGGATGCCGACCGAAACCTTCGATCACGTCTCGAGGGATGCTGATGACGAGGGGCGCAGCGATGGCAGCTTCTACAGTCACGCGCTGCATGCAACTTTTACGTCGAGCGGTGCTGCCGGCATCGTGCAGGGTTCCTCGTCGGTGTCTGCTGCGCCCTACATGGATGGCGGCCGGGACCAGACGCCCTATCTCACGATCGGCGGCGGTGCGCACGAGACGATCACCTTCGACACCGCCAAGAACAGCTTCGGGCTGTATTGGGGCTCCGTCGACAGCTACAACAGCATCTCCTTCTACAACGGCACCAAGCTGGTCGCGTCCTACACCGGCAGCGATGTGGCGCCCCTGGTCGCCAGTGGAGGCCAGACGTCGCTCGCCTCGAACGGCTATGTCGAGTTCCTCGGCCTGTCGCCATTCAACAAGGTGGTGCTCGCCAGCGGCGCCAATGCCTTCGAGATCGACAATGTCTCGGCCGGCAACGTTCCGGATCAGCCGGTGAAGCTCGCCAGTGGCTTGTCGGGCACCTTGACGGTGCTCGACAAGGACATCGGTGACGTGTTGAGCGCCGCGGTGCTCGGCGACGGCGTCGTCAAGTACAACGGCTCGGCGAGCCTGCCGGAGAACGTCCATCTCGGGGCCCTGGCCAGCGCCGGCGCGATCTCGTTCGACAGCGTGACCTCCGACGGCGGCGCGGACGTGCTGCATTGGAGCTACCACCCCGAGGCCGTGAACCTGGATTTCCTCAAGCCGGGCGACACGCTGACGGTCACCTATCAAGCGAAGGTCGGCGACGGCCACGACCTGTCGAGCACCAAGGCGCTCACGATCACCCTGGTCGGTAACGGCGCATCGACGATCAACGGCACCGCTCAGGACGACAATTTCGTCAATGTCGGCGGTGGCGTCACCATCTTTGGCAAGGGCGGCAACGACACCTTCGTGTTCAACCCGCATTTCGGCAGCGCCACGATCGGCGATCTCGATCTCGCCAAGGACAGTGTCGAGATCGATCACGCGCTGTTCGCCAACATGGACGCGCTCGTCGCCTCGGCGCAGTCCGCCAACAACGGCCACGATACCGTCATCACCGATGCGGCACATGATACGCTGACGCTCAAGGGCGTGACGCTCGACCAGTTCAAGGCGCATCACGACGGCTTCCACCTGGTTTGA